The genomic DNA CTGCTGGACGAGCGCCTCACGCCGCTCAAGGACAAGGGCGAGAAAGACGTGGACTTCGTCATCTTCCGCGAGAACACCGAGGGCGTGTACGTGGGGATGGGCGGCACCTTCAAGCAAGGCACGCCCGACGAGGTCGCGGTGCAGGAAGACGTGAACACGCGCAAGGGCGTGGAGCGCATCGTTCGCGCCGCGTTCGAGCACGCGCGCGCGAACGGGCTCACGCGCGTGACCATGAGCGACAAGGCCAACGCGATGGAGTTCGCGGGCGGCCTGTGGCGCCGCGTGTTCGCCGAGGTGAAGAAGGACTACCCGGAGATCGAGGCCGAGGCGTTGTTCGTGGACATGCTCGCCATGGACATGGTGCGCCGCCCGGAGCGCTACCAGGTGATCGTGACCGGCAACCTGTTCGGCGACATCCTCTCGGACCTGGGCTCGCAGCTGGCGGGCGGGCTGGGGCTGTCCGCGTCGGGCAACATCCACCCCGGCCGCACGTCGCTGTTCGAGCCGGTGCACGGGTCCGCGCCCGATCTCGCGGGCAAGGAGCTGGCGAACCCGCTGGCCGCCATCCTCACCGCCGCCATGATGATGCGCCACCTGGGCCACGACGCCCCGGCCGCGCGCATGGAGACCGCCGTCCGCGTCGCCATCCACGCCGGCGACACCACGCCGGACCTGGGCGGCACGCTCGGCACCGCCGCCGCCGGCGACGCCATCCTCCGCCACATGGGCCTGTGACGCGTCCGCGCGCCGGCTGAGATTCCACAGGCCGGCGCAGGTTCTCAGGGCCCGCTGGTCGATGGATGGCGGGCGGACGATGGCCTGCCGCTCAAACCTCCCGCTGAGATTTCGGCGCGGACGCGGCGGCGGGCGGATGCGGCGCGGCCTTATCGGGCGCCGCAGAGTGCCACGGGCGGCTGGACGGACGAGAACGACGGGCACCCCGAACCCCTCCGCACGGGCGGACCATGCACAGACAGCGCAGGACGATCGGGCAGATCCTGGTGGACCTCGGCCGCATCACGCCGGCCGACGTGGACCGCGCGCTGGAGCGCCAGCGCGCCCACGGCGGCTACTTCGGCGATGCGCTGGTCGCCATGGGCCTGCTCACCGGCGACGAGCTGAAGTGGTCGCTGGCGGACCAGATGGACCTGCCTTTCGTGCAGCTTCGGCCGGAGAACATCGACCGTGCGGTCGCCGCGCTGGTGCCCGCCGCGTGGGCGCGCGAGCACCTGGTGCTGCCCGTCCTCCGCAACGGCGACGTGGTCACCGTGGTGCTCGACAACCCCGGCGACGTGGACAAGCTGGAAGAGGTGCGCCGCTTCACCGGCGCCGCGCGGGTGGAGGCCGCTCTCTCCCTCCCCGAGACCATCCGCGAGCTGATCGACGCGGTGCACGTGGGCAGCGGCCCCGCCATCTCGTTCGAGCGGCTGGTGGACGAGGCGGTGGAACAGGGCGCGTCCGCGGTGGGCGTCTCGGTGCGCCCGGGCCGCGCGGTCGGCTGGTATCGCACGGCCGAGACGGTGACGCGGGCGCTGGGGGCGGAGTGGACGGCGGAGATGGAATCCATCGTCTCGCCCCTGTCGCCGCTGCCGCAGTCGCCCGTGCACGGCATCCGCAGCTGGCCGGCGCTGGTGACCACCGCCGCGCTGGGTGCGCGCCGCGTGGAGTGCCGCGCGGTGGGCCGCGGCGACGCGCTGGAGTGGAGCGCGGACCTGGCGCACGGCGTGCCCGCGTCCGTCGCCGCCGCGCGCATGGACGACGCGCTCCTACCCCGCATCCGCCAGGCGCTCGCGGGCGGCGGCGCGGTCCTGCGCGTGGCCTCGCACTCCGCGCCCGCTTCGCCCGAAGCAGCCGTTCCCGCATCTTCCGACGACACGGGAGATGCGGGAACGACGGGGGGCTCGGGCTCGTTCGACGCCCCCGACACGGACGTGTGGTCCGACCACTATGCGCGTCCCGCCGCCGGGGCGATCGAGGAGTTCGCGTTCCACTTCGAGCCGGACGGCGCGCCTCCGCACGACGCGGGCTCGCCGGAGCGGGCGGAGGCTTCGGCCGAGACGCTGGAGGCGACGTTCCCGGTGCTGCCCGCGGTGGTGCTCGGGCCGGACGTGCGGTCGCTGCACCTGTCGGACCGGCCAGTGGCCGTGGCGCCGGGGCTGCTGTACCTGCTGGTGCGCGGCTCGCTCTCCGAGACGCTGAGCGGGCTGGCATCGTTTGCGCTCCAGGCCTTGACGCTGGACGTGGACGGCCTGGGCGCCGCCGAGCTGGAGGCGGCGCGGCGGGTGGCGCCGCTGGTTGCGTTCCACTGCCGGTCCGGGCTGGACGCGGCGCTGCCCCACGACTTCGATCTCTGCCTCCGCGCCGCGGGAGCCGAGCTGATCTGGTCCTGAAGAACGAGCAGGAGATGTCCGAGCAGACGCTGAACGCCGCCGGCCCAGCCGAGGCCCCCAAGGTCCACCGCATCGACCAGT from Longimicrobiaceae bacterium includes the following:
- a CDS encoding 3-isopropylmalate dehydrogenase; amino-acid sequence: MARIAVIAGDGVGKEVTREAGKVLRAVCEDAGVPLELVQWPHGADHYLATGKTITDDEFADLSANYDAILLGAMGDSRVPGNEHARQILLGLRFKLDLYINFRPVKLLDERLTPLKDKGEKDVDFVIFRENTEGVYVGMGGTFKQGTPDEVAVQEDVNTRKGVERIVRAAFEHARANGLTRVTMSDKANAMEFAGGLWRRVFAEVKKDYPEIEAEALFVDMLAMDMVRRPERYQVIVTGNLFGDILSDLGSQLAGGLGLSASGNIHPGRTSLFEPVHGSAPDLAGKELANPLAAILTAAMMMRHLGHDAPAARMETAVRVAIHAGDTTPDLGGTLGTAAAGDAILRHMGL